The sequence TCAGTGATAGTGGTGGGTAAGTCAGTTAAACTTAGTCCACTATATAAGGATTCAGCAAGCCCCTAGTTGCGTATGAGCTTAAGTGATTTACTAATTCTTCCCCTGAAATTGACTCAAGATCCTTATTCTTAGTTTCCTTTAGTTGAATAGTCAATAATGCACCTATTATCGACACAATTCCATATATTATCAGTAATTCCTTAATATGAGTCTCAAGTAATGGGAATAACAATAAGGTGGATAAGGCAGCCCCCGCCTTACCTGCCGCTGCTGATATTCCATGCCCCATAGCCCTGTGGCTAGCTGGATAAACCTCAGCTGGTATTACGAAGGTTGTGGTGTTTGGGCCGAAGTTAATGAAGAAGAAGGTTAAGACATAGAGTATTATCACTACTTGAATAGGAGCTAGGAAACTAACAACGTCCACTTCATTAGTCACAACTAGGGTTGAAACAATTAAGTAAAGTGCACTCATCATTATGAACCCCTGAA is a genomic window of Caldivirga sp. containing:
- a CDS encoding MFS transporter, with translation FLMDIAYYGSGIYSGPIVTTFLPVSVYPTLRLRIIHEVFEAGLPFLIGLPGYFTAALLIDKIGRKLMQLQGFIMMSALYLIVSTLVVTNEVDVVSFLAPIQVVIILYVLTFFFINFGPNTTTFVIPAEVYPASHRAMGHGISAAAGKAGAALSTLLLFPLLETHIKELLIIYGIVSIIGALLTIQLKETKNKDLESISGEELVNHLSSYATRGLLNPYIVD